CATGCGCTGGCCGCCCACCTGGACCAGGGCCACGTGCATCCAATAGCGGGCGAAGGGTTTGCCCGTGGCCGCCTCGCTCTGGGCAATCTCGTTCTCGTGGTGGGGGAAGACCAAGTCGCTGCCCCCCGAGTGGATGTCCAGCGTGGTGCCCAGCTCGTCCATGGCCATGGCCGAGCACTCGATGTGCCAGCCGGGCCGCCCCGGCCCCCAGGGGCTGTCCCAGGCGGGTTCGCCCGGTTTCTGGGCCTTCCAGAGGGCGAAATCCAGGGGGTTGCGCTTGTTCTCCGAGGCTTCGACCCGTGCGCCGGCCAGCAGCTGCTCGGTACGCTGGCCGGAGAGCTTGCCGTAGTCGCGGAAGCGGGAGACGTCGAAGAATACGTCGCCGTTGGCGACATAGGCATAACCCTGGTCGATCAGGCGCTGGATCAGGCCGATGATGGCCCCGATCTTCTCCGAGACCCGCGGGTGGACGTCGGCCCGGACGATGCCCAGGGCGTCGGCGTCCTCGAAGTAGGCCCGGATCTGCTCGTCCGCCAGCTCCTTGACGGTGATCCCCCGCTCTGCCGCCCGGCGGATCAGCTTGTCGTCGATGTCGGTGAAGTTCTGGATGTAACGAACCCGGTACCCGCGGTACTCCAGCCAGCCGCGCACCACGTCAAAGAAGAGGAACGTGCGCAGGTTGCCTACGTGGAAGTAGTCGTAGACCGTGGGGCCGCAGTTGTACATCCGCACCCGGCCGGGCTCCAGCGGCTCGAACGGCTCCTTCTGTCCTGTCAGGGTGTTGTAGATCTGAATGGC
This is a stretch of genomic DNA from Thermaerobacter sp. PB12/4term. It encodes these proteins:
- the cysS gene encoding cysteine--tRNA ligase, yielding MQIYNTLTGQKEPFEPLEPGRVRMYNCGPTVYDYFHVGNLRTFLFFDVVRGWLEYRGYRVRYIQNFTDIDDKLIRRAAERGITVKELADEQIRAYFEDADALGIVRADVHPRVSEKIGAIIGLIQRLIDQGYAYVANGDVFFDVSRFRDYGKLSGQRTEQLLAGARVEASENKRNPLDFALWKAQKPGEPAWDSPWGPGRPGWHIECSAMAMDELGTTLDIHSGGSDLVFPHHENEIAQSEAATGKPFARYWMHVALVQVGGQRMGKSMGNFWRVRDLRARFHPEAIRLFILSAHYRNPLEFSLEALEQAERARQRLTNFIAHLEHLLAVAPAGDEPAARAASGGAQGDPAEARRSQEGPGSAVGTAAGTPERAGAPESSLVPAAQVDWPARLAQARAEFEQAMDDDFNTADALAALFTLARDGHKALGPGSPRAWIQATLDLIRDLGRPLRLFRTGAAGEPAADAQALLDLLVEVRQYARSIRDYELADRIRDRLAELGYILEDTPAGTRVRRREHPEPLARGARP